The genomic segment atggattttactctacccattgTGGATGGACTGGAAGGAGGTCTGCTGGGTGgaattcgagaaaaagggatttctggAATAAGAAGCGACGGCTGTTCTTCGTCCACGAGCAGTTGTGCAAGCAGGTCGTCGCCAATTAGCCTCTCACCTCctcacggatcttgcatgaaaatttgcgaacagaaaaggggagatgggAATCTAAAGGCCAAAAGGATCaagatgtttaaaagttggaataactttgcttgtgtataaaagttaagcttttatatgaccagcaacattttgaaaaaaaaaaaaacactacatttcaagtgaatagtttggaaaatggattaaaaagcataagtgaaaatttgaaaaacttttcgactctgaaagagcgggaaaaactcaattttttctacaagcttagaaaTCGAATTTTACTTTGATTTCACGCCCTAAAGTTATAATCCTAACTACCCAACTAATTCATCATCCCagcaaagtgttattttcctaccaAACTTAGCGCAAATCAATATACCCATTTACCCtgaaaccattttgcaagaactgACAGGAatattcaagaactcagaaatcaAAAATAAAGGGGAAAACAGGCACAGCACAGTGTAACAGAAAAAAATCGACCAGAAAGCTTACTTGGATGGAGGATTGGAGTGAAGATTTCAGAAGAATGGACAGGCGCACCTTGAATCAGcgaagttttctgggtttgtttTGCTTTTTTCTTCAAAGTTCTTGAAGACAAGAAgattggtaaaaagtgaaaagtgaagaagatgggttatttatattgatcatgatactgtaaaagaggtaataatgGGAATTACTTTTTCAAGACATGGGAAACGCAATAGCCGTCAAACaactttttggaaactgaaaagacatgattggttgcctttttcgagaaggcatgggcggctcgAACAGATTGGTGGGTATGTGAAGGGTCAGTCTCtcaagtttactttatgctagtcgcagtaaaataaacttgggggcaaatgtttacccaaaaatgactccTGATGACGTGACAATAATTTATTAcatgtggttggcacgtggcagcgttaaagagaagggatgttgttcgcctatcgaccagatgtctattgcctcatcaaatctcacgattagatgcgaccagcctggtcgcatgcttcggtttatttcctttaaagatgtGTAATATTGTGATAACTACATTTATGATCTTTTTCTTTATTActttgatacgctgatattaaggataattaaggctcattggcccatgtaacccccttgagcctataaatatacgtgagagggctcaaggaatggacttttgacttttgacttttgaacctggaacttgaatactcatagagagaacatagtgtgattatccaccgaaaagttgtaattctcctaaggctggtgaaacccaagaacccttgttctttgatcacagcattaggattcaacatcaataagaacactaagtggacgtaggttattaccacacagttggggccaaaccattataaatcatttgtgtcacatTTTTCCCATTTGATTTCATTCTTCATTTCCTTCTTGTTTCTTTGTCATTATTTTGACtatgtgtcgttgaccaaatcaatggTCAACATCAACAACTCTAGAAACGACATAAAATAGATAAGAAAGTACTAAAACGACGACAAAAGTTGCTAAAAATTTTGGCGTTATATTTGGAGAGAAACTTTTATTTTTAGGCATACACGTAAAGGAATAGgttcaagatatgttttcttACACTAACTTTCACATCAATATTACACctttttccattccatgaaaaaGATTCAATAGTACGTGAagataaacaaacaaacaataattatataaatatatatatatattatatttatactaAGAGTTATTAAAATTgttcaataatatataattaatcttGATATTTCATAAATATAACTAAATTTTGTCCACGTTGATGTTAGGCTTGATGCATATATATTGCTTAAACAATAATATTGACCAATTAAAGATCAAATAAGTTGATACAAACAATGacagaattatatatatatatatatatattctatataataagtgtgtagataacataatttttttgttttaacggttttttatttttttaaagttagctttaacggaatatttttgtatttaacataatattattatatttaacggtagtttgtaaatacttaaacttaaataaaataaaataaataattaaaaaaattaaaataagatattttttagatattttacaatgataattatttaaaaataataaataattaaacaaattaaaataggatattttttaaatattttacaataataattatttaaaaataataaaatcacacgttttataacttaaataaaatttaattaaacttaaactcacttattagaataatatcatattaaacatataatataatctactctcaattagcaacaaatttttttaaaaaaaaatagcaagaaacttaaatttaaaatcaacatataatatttaatattatattaaacatataatatataatctcttattgcCACTCTcatcaaattcaaaaattagaacaaacataaacttaaacaaaataaataaattatttaattaaaataagatctttatttgacattaatataaatttaataaaaatattaataaattctataaataaaactaagcaaacgtgcatattgcacgttgcttgtatctaatatatatatatacacatatatatgaaAGACATGGATGATTACTATAAATCACTAAACAGTTTTTGATGAGTAATGATTttaatgatgatgaaaataaataaataaaatatataaaatcaataatttcaaattttttaaattaattcggCAATAAACATCACATTTATCATTTTCATTAAttccaaaatgattttttttctccTAGAATGGATAAAAGGAATGAATCAGGAATAGAGAACGAATAGTTAATATTAAACTAACTATTAAAAGTGTCTCATATATATATAGCTATTAAATGTAATGGGCTACAAATAAATGTAATATTTAGTGACAGCTTTTTAAtcacaacatatattttgtgtgactaaatgtcacttttaatcacaaaaaaaagttacttgtgactaaaaagtcataTTTAATCATAAGTTGCcactaatgtagttttagtcataacttattatttttagtgataaagtttGTTGTAACTAAAAAGATATTTAGTGATaacaaattgtgatttttgtgactaatacttttaaCCACAAATTTTTTAGTGATGACACAAGTAAGATTATTTTTTTAGACACAAATTTTTTACTTGTGGTGACAAAATTTATTGTCACTAAAAGTAAGATTTTTTTGAAGTATTATGTAATCAGATGGAGCATTAAATAATTAATAGAGATATGTATAGAACATATATGTGAATGCAATTCATGTAATGAGCTCCTTTGATTGGAATCTGTGTATGACATTCCAACAACATAaactttttagtattttttttcttctatataATAGTAAGGCTATAAATAAGAATCTTAAcaacattttaattaaaaaaatcatttacttttagggtttttttttccttcaataaAGCAACTTTCGACAGATGTGATACCTTGTGGACccaaactttaatttaaaaagTAGTTTTGCCTAAAAGATGGTAAGGTTCAAATTTTCCATTTAAAATGGTTGAAATTTTTTAGTGTTGCTTGCTAAGCTTTGCAAGACacaaaaaatactttcaataaagTGATTGTTTTTGTTAGTCATTTGGaacagttttatttatttattttctggcATAGAAAATCTCTTACACAAATTTAGGGAGTGAAAAATTAGAGGAACAACCGACCAGAAAAATAAAATGAGGAACATGGCCAAACAGGTCCCAAGGGGTTGTTGTACGGCCTATTAATTTTTTATCTCATTAAACTCACAATGGACAATATCTCACATCTTTATCCCTTAAAAAAATGGGGACCAAGAAAATGGACTTGTGTTTTGTTTGGTCAGCATCATATTAATGAAGCTCATCTCAAAAACTTCTCTTATTATTACATTCAATTTTCCATTGATAAGATCTTCCATTTATAGAGAAGCAGATTTAATTTGTGAGGTTTGAAGTTTCTTTCAGCTCAAAATCAGTCATAGATTAAGAcccttttaatttatttattaatgcgaaaaaaaattatttccttTCAAATAAAATTTCACATGAAATTATCTACAGTGACAAATTACTAATCAATATCACATCATTTTGTGAATAGATTTTTGCTGAAAACTACTTCTTGTTTTGGACTAAGTTGATATAATGGTCCATATATAGTGAATATTTGTCTGCAACCATTGTTTGAAACTCTTATCCATCTGTCTTTTCAACTCAATTCATGAGATTAGTAAGATTCtattgtatggtttttttttttttttaattgcagATTGAAGCTCCTACAAAAGTACAAAGGTAACAAATAAGTACTATGGTAATTACTAATTAAGTTCCTGGCTAGCTGATTATTCAATGATATGCATTTGATGTCAAAATCATGCTTAACTTTAacacaacacatgaaaaaaaaatcatcatcttAGAGTTGAAAAATCTTTATTTATAGCatcatattatttaaaatttacataTATTGTATATTACTGATTTATATGtataaagaaaactaaaattaTGCCTGTATAGACAATCTAGTTCATTGAGTCAATCTCAACACGAGACCTAATTAATCCAAAAGAAGATactaattaataaacatatttgtgTCAAAAGAACTAGACATACACAACCTTAGGTAACATACATATCCATGGACTTtagattttatttctttttttatcttctgtttttttttttttttgttggtttcAAGTATAGATCTATTAGACAGTGTTGAGGGAAGGGTTTTTagtggtttatttttatttttcttgggATTGGGAGAGGTTTTTTTTGTCATTGGCAAGGCAAAGAAGCAGCAGGAGCTTGTGGTGTGACTAGGTCTAGATTCCATTCCATAGAGGCATTAACAGTCAAACATGGATGACGATAAAGGTCCCACTTCTGACATGAGCAAGACAAGGAGTGAAGATGAAGAGGAGCTGTGAGAAAGAGCTGAGCTGAAAGTCACAGCAGGCATTTTCTTCTGTTCGTTTCCCACCTAAAGTTGAAAATAAAAGTTGGAAAATGACTTGTGTATTCTCCACCTCCATATGTTCAATACCTACTAATCTAGTCTAAAAAGCCTCACCCCAAACCCCTCcacccccccaaaaaaaaaaaagcttaccaTATCTAAAATCTACTCCATTACCACTACCATTCAATGAATTTCATATAACACATTCAGTGCTGGTGAACATAACTTTTGTTTTGTGCCAACTTGATCTTGTGTGTTATATActtaccatcatcatcatcatcatcatatgcTTTATAACTTTTGTTAAAGATCAACTTGTTTTTATCTCTCTTTTTATGTTAAGAATGAAAGAAAtcaaaaatgggcaaaattgtTTTTAGCAAGAAAAAAGTGAAATTTTGTATTAGACTGAAAATATACTACTGTAAAAATCTGATTCCCAACCAACTTGAAGTTGCTACAGTACTACATTTTGATCTTTTCTGTAGTTTTCTACGTACCTTTTCACCAACCACATGGCCTAGTAGGAGCCCATCACAAGCTCAAACAGAAAAAAGATGGAAAAGAATGGGGGGGGCCAGCTTGGCCTTTGCTTTGTTTTTGATCAAGACTTGTCCAATATTAATTCTTTTcagaataatattaaaaaaaataaaaagaaaagaaaaaagccATAAAACTTTGCTTCTCAGTGCACACTAACCTTTGCTTCTCAGTGCACATATAACAAAAGAAAGACTAATTAATTTACTTTGTGCTGGAGTGGATTATTCATCATTTAAAATCTTGAAATTTTGAGAGCTATATTAGCTACTCAAAACAAAAAACCAGTATTTTGATTCTCATGCAAACAAGTTAAAGAAACAGACTGATTGGAGGTCACCATGCATGACTAGCTGACCATGCAACACTTACTTTTAACATAATAATAATGTTATATATTTGATCATCATATATAGGGATCGAGGCTATTACAACATATATCACCAAATAAAGAACATCTTATATAACTAATTAATACATTAACATCATCAAGAAGATATGGACCTTTTGCCACTTGCAAATAACTACAGCACCATCGAAGCTCATCTTATAGTtctaacaaaattttatttatttatttgtttataattttttttactggTCAGGAAAGTACCAGTGGAGGGTTGGAGCTTGATCGACAGAAAGGAAATTACAGGAGTCTTCTGAGCTAAACAAAGTCTGATCTTCCATCCTCATGAACTGAGGTTGACATATTTTGACTGGGAATGCTCTAGCATAATTATTATGATCAGATATTTGAATCCAATTCTGAATAGTATTTGAGCAAGAAGAGGAGGACCCATTTGGCCCAAGTGAATATTCAGGCTTGTTGTGATCTTCTTTCGTAACCCCATTAATGGAATCACTGTCAGAGTACCCATCTTTGGAGGACTTGGCATAGTAATTTCCAAAAGTCtcgtgatgatgatgatgatgatgatgatgaagtagtagtagttgttCTGCTcccttattattattactattattattattattattttcctgAAAATCACAGCTGGTTTTACTATGATCCAAACCATTGCTTTCATGTCCAGAAATTGGTGACTGATGATCTTCTTTAACAGATTGACTGCTCTCTTCACTCTGTCTAGACATTTTTGTATTCAACTGTCTAATCTGCAATATTTGAAACGATAAAAAAAGTAGTACttctgaaagaagaaaaaaaaacctcaGAAAAAGTTCTGAAAAAACTTTACATACACACAGctacttatttatatatatatatatatatatatgctaccTTTTTTGTTAGAGTCTCATTTTGTTTCTGAAGAGCTTCATATGAAAACTTCAAAGAGTCATAATTAGACTTGAGAAGATTATAATCTTTCTCCAATTGCTTAGTCTTCCAACGAGCTCGGCGGTTTTGGAACCAGATGGCTACTTGTCTCGGTTGCAGGCCTAACTCATCAGCCAACTTAGCTTTTCTCTCTGGCTCAAGCTTGTTTTCCATTTCAAAGTATCTTTCCAATGCCTTAACTTGATCTGAACTCAGTCTTCTCTTCTTTCCTGTGTACTCTTCACCACAGTCTTCTTGGTCTAAACTGTCTAACATGGCTTGAAACTCCTTACTATAACCTTGATTATTATTAGTCTCTGCcattaacaaaaacaaaaacaaaaaacttaTCATTACTACTACTATATGTTGTCACAAAATTAATGGTTTCTGTAGAGAATTGAAAATGTTTTACCTTTTGGTTGAGAAATGGAGACTAAAGCACCCAAAGATTCTGAGCTACTGAACCTCTTCATGATGACTTGGTAAATAACCAGAAGACTCTGATGAAATCCTTACACATTCACCAAaatgctaatactactactatatatatatattattgctttGATCAGAAGAAGCTTGGGAGAGAGGAGAAGAAGGGttctctttatttttctcacTTTTAAGTTTAACCACTCTGTTCCTTTATATCGAACCTCAAAAATAAAGTGGCAGTAGTGCAAAAGGGTTACCCTACAAACCGGCCTACAACAAGACAAGGCAAATTATATATTAATCaacagattaaatagataattaagtTGTTGtttaatcatcatcatcatcatgtaATCAAAATTATAATAGTGCCGTACTGAAGCTCTAGCTTAGACTTAGAAACAGTGAAAATGATTAAATTTACAATATATTGGGTAGTTATAGAGTATATATGTCTATATATGTATACACACACCCTTGAAATTGACTCATCCCTCTTATCACAAATGTCACAGAAAGTGACTAAACAGATTAAAACTTAACACCAAACATATACACAAGGAAGCTCTTGTGTGTATTTTTCTAAAACGTCacaattataataaatatatatatatatatatatatctacaatGTATATCTTATCTAAAATAAAAATTTGACAATACATATATAATTGTTCATTGACATAGTATTTTTCGGTACCTGTCACAAAATTTCCCGTATACACGTCGCTTTGCCCCGATTATAAGTGAAGTTCTACAgtactatatattatatatatacacatatatttgtATGTATTAGCCTATGATGATAGGGtgtaaaaaaataatcaaagagaACCAACCAAAGGGTTACTTGCAAGAAGCAACTTaagcaaagaaaaataaaatggatgtttttattttcttttttctcaCAAGTCAAGTCAGAATATAACTCATAAGCATAACCAAAGCCTGGGTTAGTATCGTGTGGGTTAAGGGACTAGTTAGTGCCAGGAAACCACTACTGTAGTAGTACTGTTACTACTATACGTACTCTGTACGTAAATTTGTGCTGGTATATAGTTTAATTTAATACTTTGTGTATTTTCTTAGGTAATAAAAACTTATCTTTTTTTTATGTAAACtaaatatatgtatttaaatTCAAGtgaaatttaataataattaagttTTTGTACTTAGTAGAATTATACTGTCACCacaaaaaataagaaataaaaaaaataatcttCTAGTGACAATTTTGTATGGTCACTCACAACATAATTTGTCAGATCAAAAACAAATTTTTTTCACCATTAAATAAATATCACTTTTAGttactataaaaaaaataaaaaataaataaaaaaactagttACAGATTTTGTATAGTCACAACATAATGTGTCAGATCATAAAATTTATTGTAACTAAAAGCTCAACAaattatgatttttgtaattaatatttttagcTATAGTTTTTTAGTTGATGACAAAAGTATAtatatgatgattttttttttgttacagattttttatttttagttacaAATTTTATTACGACTAAaagtaagatatttttttttatatttttttatatagtgAATATAAAGAGCTTTCCAAAGTAGTTGTGCTCATAAATTGGTCcctttaattatttttgtatatttggaTGTAATTAATGTAAAGATTAGACATGGGAGAGTTGAATTTCACGAAAGAAAATTTTGGAGCTTTTCTAAGCTCTGATCGACACCATGCCAAAAGAGGGTTACGACATCACTTCTTTGCGTCGATTCACGCAATTAACTAACGCAATTACTTTATTAGGGACGGTAGCATCGGTTAACCGACGCTACTGTCTCTAAAAAACGACAGTTATAAACCTGTCGTTTAAATTTAAACCGGCGCTAAATAGTTTTAATCGAAACGTGTGTTTTGATTGTATTGGGTATAACTTCAGTTATGAACCGACGCTAACATGTTTTAATCGAAACGTGTGTTTTGATTGTATTGGGTATAGCTTCAGTTATGAACCGACGCTAACATGTCGGTTATGAACCAACACTAGCCCAAAGATAAAACCCTCGTCCCCGTCCTTCCCCTCATTCTTTCTTTGAACTGAAAGGCGATTTCAGCGACGACGCCCCCCTTAAACCCAACCCCTAGCGCATCAAACCCAACCTCTCTCCTGTCGATCAAAGCCCCGTTCCCACCCTACTAGGGTACCTAAGCGTCTCTTTGCCCCTTTCATCGCCCCTCACGACCTCTGAAGCTCCGGCCGAAGCTTCCACCCCACGCAACCTCCACAACTCTGAGAGGCTCCGCCATCGCGACCTCCACAACTCTGGTACGCCCTCCACAGAGGTTAgtttttgttcatttttttaaatctttaaaattttaaaattttaattttttttaagtttttcaatttttttaatataattaggtTAAATTGGATAATTgggtttaaattatagttattaGAATTTAGaaattgaatttgaattaaattgGAGAATATTGAAATTAAAAAATTGATAGTTATGTTAAATTATAGTTATTAGAATTTAGAAATTAAGATTTGTGTAGTTGATATAATTATGAGCTTTCTCTAGAAGGGGCAGAGCAATATGATTGGGTCTGGAAGCGTGGCCTGGAAGAAGCTGTGTAAGCCTAAGAAGGCTGGAGGAATTGGCTTTATGAGCATTTCAGAGTGGAACCGAGCAGCTTTGATTAAAAATGTCTGGTTAATTGCAACAAAGAAAGATAACCTATGGGTTAAGTGGGTGCATAATGTGTATATAAAACATGAGGAGTGGTGGGGTTACAATGCCCCACCTCAAAGCAGCTGGTACTGGAGGAAAATGGTGAACATTAAAGATGAAGTTAAACAGCTACTGGATCCAGTGcaatttacattaaatacttatCAAATTTCCTCTGGTTACAAGTTGCTTAATCAGGTACAGGAGAGCTTCCATTGGAGTAAAGAGGTCTGGTGCAGGCTTAATATCCCAAAGCACAGCTTTGTGCTCTGGATTGCAATTCAAAATAGGCTTAAAACAAGAGAGAGGCTTCGTAGTTTCAACATAACAGAAGATTCAACTTGTATCCTCTGCAATGGAGCAGATGAAACAGTGGACCATCTGTTTTTCGGTTGCTCTTTCTCTCAGGATTGCTTACAACAGTTGAAAAATTGGCTGGGATGGAGAGCTCACACAGAATCATTACAAGGCCTTCTTAGATGGATAGAAAGGTCCAAGAAGAGCAAGTTTCAGAAGAATATTTTAGCTGCCTCTGTTGCATCTCTGGTTTATCATTTATGGCAGGCTCGGAATAAAAAACTTTGGCAATCAAGCATTGTGTCTCCTAAGTTGTTAGTCCAGGAAGCAAAATGGCAAATCAAAACTAGAATAACTTGTGTTATGCCTAGGCATGTAGCTCAAGCAGATATGGCATGGTTTGACTTATTGTAATTAGTTACTAATACTTTCTTGTATAGATTGGATACAGGCCTTATTGGAAAAAGGTGCTTTTAGGATGTAAATTTGTTTGTGGAGTAATGAATTTCTGCTggttcatcaaaaaaaaaaaaattgaatttactTTTAATAAAGTTGAGTTAATTTTTAGAATTGGAATTAAATTGAGAATTGAGATGTGAAATTATGAAatttaga from the Humulus lupulus chromosome X, drHumLupu1.1, whole genome shotgun sequence genome contains:
- the LOC133803854 gene encoding homeobox-leucine zipper protein ATHB-16-like, whose protein sequence is MKRFSSSESLGALVSISQPKETNNNQGYSKEFQAMLDSLDQEDCGEEYTGKKRRLSSDQVKALERYFEMENKLEPERKAKLADELGLQPRQVAIWFQNRRARWKTKQLEKDYNLLKSNYDSLKFSYEALQKQNETLTKKIRQLNTKMSRQSEESSQSVKEDHQSPISGHESNGLDHSKTSCDFQENNNNNNSNNNKGAEQLLLLHHHHHHHHHETFGNYYAKSSKDGYSDSDSINGVTKEDHNKPEYSLGPNGSSSSCSNTIQNWIQISDHNNYARAFPVKICQPQFMRMEDQTLFSSEDSCNFLSVDQAPTLHWYFPDQ